From the Harpia harpyja isolate bHarHar1 chromosome 16, bHarHar1 primary haplotype, whole genome shotgun sequence genome, one window contains:
- the CD81 gene encoding CD81 antigen, with product MGVEGCTKCIKYLLFVFNFIFWLAGGIILGVALWLRHDSQTTNILYLQLGDKQAPNTFYVGIYILIAVGAVMMFVGFLGCYGAIQESQCLLGTFFTCLVILFACEVAAGIWGFVNKDQIAKDVKQFYDQAFQQALMAESETNNGKAVVKTFHETLDCCGPDNAIGAITPLWRDDLCPKKDSILKNFMESSNCHKKIDELFSGKLYLIGIAAIVVAVIMIFEMILSMVLCCGIRNSSVY from the exons CTGGCAGGAGGCATCATCCTGGGAGTGGCCCTGTGGCTCCGGCATGACTCGCAGACGACGAATATCCTCTACCTGCAGCTGGGGGACAAGCAGGCCCCCAACACCTTCTATGTCG GAATCTACATCCTGATTGCGGTCGGAGCTGTCATGATGTTCGTGGGGTTCCTGGGATGCTACGGCGCTATTCAGGAGTCTCAGTGCCTTCTGGGAACG ttcttcacttgCCTGGTGATCCTGTTTGCCTGCGAAGTTGCGGCTGGAATTTGGGGATTTGTCAACAAAGACCAA ATAGCCAAAGATGTGAAGCAGTTCTACGATCAAGCGTTTCAACAGGCGCTCATGGCAGAATCGGAGACTAACAACGGGAAAGCTGTAGTGAAGACCTTTCATGAAACG CTGGACTGCTGTGGTCCCGATAATGCAATAGGAGCTATCACTCCCCTCTGGAGAGACGACCTCTGCCCAAAGAAGGACTCCATCCTGAAAAACTTTATGGAG TCCTCGAACTGCCACAAAAAAATCGACGAGCTCTTCTCCGGGAAGCTGTACCTGATCGGTATTGCTGCCATCGTGGTTGCCGTGATCATG ATCTTCGAGATGATCCTCAGCATGGTGCTGTGCTGTGGCATAAGGAACAGCTCCGTCTACTGA